The Cloeon dipterum chromosome 3, ieCloDipt1.1, whole genome shotgun sequence genome includes a region encoding these proteins:
- the LOC135940864 gene encoding uncharacterized protein LOC135940864, which produces MLEKFDFCPGISWKLTSILMKRVAKLTNIDKLVAISWDETKLKPYLRYIKSNDCITGYADYGNGNRENKPADSILIFLVKSITPSGKSWKQPLGYHLSSGPVKSNVLKKLIEFWIKFSIAIDLKPIITVCDQSSPNVKDLRDLGVSEHNPVIKIDSREIITSFDPPHILKCLRNLFLQHGVWTNKGYANPEHIVMLYGIDRQSSPKFCTKLTDIHLHPFGKQKMKVSVAAELLSYTVGSLLNILTRFEKQGLPPEANITSQFVLDVDALFDSFNGAQKRMRSSKKLRGPLHEGSPHIDFCEEIEETVKGWKILDKEGHVVQTPTIKSVLWGIAAYRKLLETFSENHVDEVFISECSQDALENLFGVAKYYAAHYHTPSPQDFKLGPPRKKSTKRCPLGARVRSPGYPPWAPRWAPIGYTACPTLRAPASGHAQNSVTKWAPIK; this is translated from the coding sequence ATGCTGGAAAAGTTTGATTTCTGCCCAGGAATTTCATGGAAATTAACATCCATTTTGATGAAGCGAgttgcaaaattaacaaatatagACAAACTGGTTGCAATTTCATGGGATGAGACCAAATTGAAGCCTTACTTGAGGTACATCAAGAGTAACGACTGCATCACTGGTTATGCTGATTACGGAAATGGCAATCGAGAAAACAAGCCTGCAGATTCCATCCTCATTTTCTTAGTAAAATCCATCACACCTAGTGGCAAATCTTGGAAGCAACCCTTGGGGTACCATCTCAGCTCAGGGCCTGTAAAAAGCAATGTGCTTAAAAAGTTGATTGAGTTTTGGATCAAGTTTTCAATTGCCATTGACTTGAAACCAATTATCACAGTATGCGACCAAAGCTCGCCAAATGTGAAAGATTTACGTGATCTCGGAGTAAGTGAACATAATCccgtaattaaaattgactcGAGAGAAATCATCACGTCTTTTGATCCACCCCACATTTTGAAGTGCTTGCGCAACTTATTTTTACAACATGGCGTGTGGACCAACAAAGGGTATGCAAATCCTGAGCACATCGTAATGCTCTACGGAATTGACCGGCAGTCAAGCCCAAAGTTCTGTACTAAACTCACTGACATTCATTTGCATCCATtcggcaaacaaaaaatgaaagtcTCAGTAGCAGCAGAGCTACTGAGTTACACTGTTGGTAGTCTCCTCAACATTTTGACAAGGTTTGAAAAACAAGGACTTCCACCTGAAGCTAACATCACTTCCCAATTTGTACTGGACGTGGACGCTCTCTTTGACTCATTTAATGGAGCACAAAAAAGGATGAGGTCCTCAAAAAAATTACGAGGCCCCCTGCATGAAGGAAGCCCACACATTGATTTTTGCGAAGAGATCGAAGAAACGGTTAAAGGCTGGAAGATATTAGACAAAGAGGGCCATGTCGTACAGACACCAACGATCAAGAGTGTCTTATGGGGCATTGCAGCCTACAGAAAATTATTGGAGACCTTTAGTGAAAATCACGTGGATGAGGTTTTCATCAGCGAATGCTCTCAAGATgccttggaaaatttgtttggagTAGCCAAGTACTACGCTGCCCACTACCACACTCCGTCCCCTCAAGATTTTAAGTTAGGCCCACCGAGAAAAAAGTCAACCAAAAGGTGCCCATTGGGTGCCCGCGTTCGGTCACCCGGCTACCCCCCTTGGGCACCCAGATGGGCACCCATTGGTTATACCGCATGTCCAACCCTTCGGGCACCCGCGAGCGGTCATGCCCAGAATTCGGTCACCAAATGGGCACCCATTAAATAA
- the LOC135940906 gene encoding uncharacterized protein LOC135940906: MYGKGSGRPGREDDSQVCHAVVGVERAQDASPAPHLEPRGLLPVSRTSVAAALSGRLGAMRPPVVAREHSPCAGPSHKGVGIGQQGARGCPGGGQRPHQLKFLFDDVKRATLAHQMGAHFKAAYAVDPSPDAASSRAGFALASDNERSTAAPKRPLAQLQPNATGLAPDPVVLLKPSDFMAAVQPPQGMLQNQNEEQMTTTSTAKSATSRVGQAGTPPLLPSHNPGSAELQPPPAEPARRGDTLSMARSAPCQLFAVPDADSYVGSLSPTIIDNSNANYTNEVIADGEGQIPPLDVLFNLSQVTNLVDPSAAIPEGTVRLELKEQGFTYYRLIPSARGPPKILPGFEKADSKNLPDVDMVMLAHYLSTKGSMWSPELRLLKAARQARQLN, from the exons ATGTACGGCAAGGGCAGCGGGCGCCCTGGACGGGAGGACGACAGCCAAGTTTGTCACGCAGTGGTTGGTGTCGAGCGGGCCCAGGATGCTTCGCCAGCACCTCATCTCGAGCCCA GAGGGTTGTTACCGGTATCAAGAACTAGTGTTGCGGCAGCCCTGTCCGGTAGACTTGGTGCCATGCGTCCTCCAGTGGTGGCTAGGGAACACTCGCCATGTGCTGGGCCCAGCCACAAGGGTGTTGGAATTGGGCAGCAGGGTGCAAGAGGCTGTCCAGGAGGAGGCCAAAGGCCTCATCAGTTAA AATTCCTTTTTGATGATGTGAAAAGGGCCACTCTTGCCCACCAGATGGGCGCTCATTTTAAAGCCGCTTACGCTGTTGACCCGAGCCCAGATGCAGCCAGCAGTCGTGCAG GTTTTGCTTTGGCGAGCGACAACGAAAGGTCGACGGCGGCACCGAAAAGGCCCCTTGCGCAGCTGCAGCCAAATGCAACAG GCCTGGCGCCAGACCCAGTGGTCCTCCTCAAACCAAGCGACTTCATGGCCGCAGTACAGCCTCCACAAGGCATGCTGCAGAACCAAAACGAGGAGCAGATGACAACCACCAGCACCGCCAAGTCCGCCACGAGCCGAGTAGGACAGGCAGGCACGCCGCCACTCCTGCCCAGCCACAACCCAGGCAGTGCTGAGCTGCAGCCTCCACCAGCTGAGCCCGCTCGGAGAGGCGATACTCTGTCCATGGCGAGAAGCGCGCCGTGCCAACTTTTTGCCGTACCCGATGCAGACTCCTATGTTGGCAGCTTATCGCCTACAATTATTGACAATTCTAATGCCAACTACACAAATGAGGTTATTGCTGATGGTGAAGGTCAAATCCCTCCTTTAGACG tTCTCTTCAACTTGTCACAAGTGACAAACTTAGTTGACCCTTCCGCTGCCATCCCGGAAGGTACAGTGAGATTGG AGCTGAAAGAGCAGGGATTCACGTACTACAGATTGATCCCGAGCGCAAGAGGACCTCCAAAGATCTTACCCGGATTTGAAAAGGCCGACTCTAAAAACCTGCCTGACGTCGATATGGTCATGTTGGCACATTACCTAAGCACCAAAGGTTCCATGTGGAGTCCGGAACTCCGGCTGTTGAAAGCCGCTAGGCAAGCACGCCAGTTAAATTAG